The sequence TATGCTTGATTATTGGTTTTCTGACGGTAGTAGTTATTAATTTTCTACTGACGCCGGATGTTGCTAATGCTGCAATGATAGATATCAGGGACGAAGAAGGGAATGTAACAACTTGGGGATGGTGGTTGATTAATATATTCTCTCCATATTTTGTTCTATTTGAAATTATTAAGATTGGTTTAGGGTTGCTAATGTTAGCATTAGCACTATTCGGGAACCACTCTGGGTTTGAATTATTAGCTGCGAGGTGGGGGAATCTAACAGTTATGTTTCCAGGGTTAGTTGTGTGGGTTCTTGGAGCTTTTGCTAGTAAATGACCAATATCGACGCCCTACTTTAATAATCCATATAAAAATACCCCAGCGATGTTATTAACATTGCCGGGGTTTACTAATAATTTGGTTGTGGCATCAAAGGTTTGTGAAGTCGGTGCATTTCTTGGTTATTTTAGGTAACTGAACATCAATCCAATCCTCAATCTTAGCCCCATACCCAGGCAGCTTTAACTTACCCTGACCAGAGCTAACTGGCTTCTTGGTTGTTGGGTCAATGCTGGCAATTAACTGTAATTCAAGTAAGGAAGAGTCTCTAAGGTTCGCCATGCCCTTGGAATCGCCTAATATTGTTAGAGTGCGATCGTGGGCAATAAACAAGGGACACATCAACATCTTGCGGCTTTCAGTCATTGCAACTTTAAAGAATTTACCAACTAAATCCTTATCAAGCTCTAACTCTTTGAGCTTGCTAGCTACGTGGTCAGCATAGGTTGTGAATTCCTCTCATACCACCGACATGTTACGCCCTTCTTTTATTAACTTTTGGGTAAACTCATCTTCAGATAAACCAGAGTTTCTATATTCCTCATAACGCCTATTTAATTCTTTAATGTACTTGTCTAGATACTTAGCGATATCCTCATGGTCTGTTATTAACTCAACTCCCTTCCATTCGACAGGGCTACCGTGTGGGTCTAATACTGTGACCTTCTGCCCCGCCGCTACTTTAAGTTTAATAATCTCTCTAGTAGTCCAAGATTTACCAGAACCCATCCCGCCAAATATTAAAGCAGGGTATTCCAGTAGATTACTCATCCAGGCGTAGTCATTCGCCTCGTCCTGGACGAGCTTATTAACTGGGCTAGTTTGTTGTTCTAAGGTCTGCCCAGTTAATAACTGAGGGTCAGTAGTGAATTGTGTTAATAAAGCTTGTTCTTCTAGTTCCGCTTGCTGATATAATGCTGCTCTTTTCTGGCGATCGCCATTTTCCTATTCGTTAGATGGCGCAATGCTTCAATCTTGGTTGCTTGTTCGTGCCGTAGATTCTCAGCATCAAGATTGTTACCAAACGCTGTCTTTTTCTCATTAAGGGTGTTCCCAAGCTTCTGTTCTGTTAGTTTTGTGTCATATATGGCTTGCATTGTAGTAGGAGCATACTTACCTACAAGCTTGGCATATTCAGCAGCAGCTACGTTTAGGTCATTAGTCGCTTCTATTACCGTTTCTGCTGCCTTCAGGGCGACAGGGATATTCTTCTTTACCTCTTCAGCTACTTGAGCTTTATCTGTCAGTTCCCTAATAGCTGCTTCATCACCATATACTGCCTGGAGCCACCTATCTAAACCCACTCCGAATAACTTATCGCTTGCATTGAATGTGCCTGGAGCGGCACCAGTAACGTGATTTTTGAGTTCAATCTTTATCATTTTGCACCTCTCACTACCTTATTAACATTCTGTACAGGCGCCTCTAGGTATGTATTGTTGATGTAGCTGGTAGCAATCGTGGCGATTAATGTTGCTATTACGAGAAATAAGAAACTATCAACTTTATTATTCACCTTGGGACTCCTTAATAACCTCATACCTATAAATGGTTGTGTGAGGTGCCTGTATGTTTTTGATGAGGATATGTGCGGTGATGGAAGAGATTATTAATGATAATGTTGCTACTACGAATCTTGTTCCTGCACTAAGTTTATTTCGTTTAACAACTTTCCCCTTTCTGTATATCTTTATCAGCTTCTTCTTCTCTGGATTGAGGTTGTACATTCCCTCTAAGGCTGCTCGGTACTCATTGAGTCTATCATCTTCCATATATCTGCCGCCCTTCATCAATTAGTCGTCCTACGTAAATGGTGGCGCCTACAACAAATGCTCCTATACCTAATGGAATGCCTATCGTTGGAATCATAATGCTGGTTGTAATTGTGCCGCAGATAACGCTCCATGCTGTCATATGTCCTACTGTGTCGATCAATAAGTCGTACATCTTTTGTTCCTCTTTAATCCTTAATAAAGCCCCGATCTGGGTATCCTTGAGGCATGATTCTACTTCTTTTTGTGCCACCTGGGCATCCAAGACACCCAGGTTATAAGCACATTCTGTTACTTCTTGTTGAAGAACGCCGACAGCATTGATTCCTGATCCGATTTCATCTGTTTCATTAATGCCTCCTGTCTTGCCTTGATTACCACGAACTTTCCCATTTGTTCATCGGCTATAGATGAATGGCACTAAGAAAAGCCCAAAGGCTTGTGTCATCTGGTTCCCAGCCTCCAGGCTGGGAATGTATTTAAAAGAGGCTCTGCCTCTTGTCAAGCTACTGGAGGCGGAGCCTCCCAGAATGGGTTCGCTGCCTAGAGGCTGGGAAACAGTCAGAGCAAGGGCTGTATCTTTTCTTAGTGCCATTCGGCTCTAGATGAGTTCTTAAGGAATCCTTCTTTGGCTTTTTGTTGTAATGCAGCAAGGCGGGCTGCGGTAAATAAATAAGATTTGCTCCTGCCACAACAACAGTAGAGGATGAAGATGACGAGGTATATTACCTATCTAAGGCGTTCACTCCTAACTGCGATGC is a genomic window of Fortiea contorta PCC 7126 containing:
- a CDS encoding helicase HerA domain-containing protein — its product is MSNLLEYPALIFGGMGSGKSWTTREIIKLKVAAGQKVTVLDPHGSPVEWKGVELITDHEDIAKYLDKYIKELNRRYEEYRNSGLSEDEFTQKLIKEGRNMSVV